GCAAATATGTCGAATTGTACATCAGCGGCGATAACCTGCTCGACCAGAAATATGAGACCTTACGGTATTACACCATGCCGGGGGCCACTTTCTTCGGGGGAATTAACTTGAAGTTTTAAATAAAAAGACAGGAGGGAAATACTCGCCCTTTGGTTCATAAAATTTTTTCATGTTATAAAAGTCTATGTTTTTCCCTTTGAAAGTTCACAAATCCAATCATAGAATTTTGATTTAAAGATTTTAAATCACAACTTTAACATTTAATTCTTCAAATAATATCCAGAGAACAGACAAGACTATAAACAACCCTATAATCGTTAGTAAAAACCCAAGAAGGTGAAGCAAATAATCATAACAACAATTTTTTCCATCTGTGTTTTAAATACATACGGACAAGATTCCCTGAAATGGACTTTTCAGGCCAAATCTGGCATATATACATCAGCAGCCGCTGATAGGAACAACATTTATTTTGGAAGCAATGACTCCAATTTTTACGTTCTGGACAAAACAAACGGCAACTTGAAATGGAAGTACAAAACAAATGGGCAAATAAAATCACAGCCAGCACTATTTGATGAATCCGTAATCATCAATAGCAGTGATGGCAATTTATATTCGTTTGACAAAAATACGGGTAAGATCCTCTGGATATTTAAAACCAAAGGCGAAAAGAGATATGATATGTGGGATTATTATTTGTCGTCACCCATAACATACCAAAGTACTGTTTACGTGGGAAGCGGAGATGGTTTTGTATATGCCGTAGGTGCAAAAACTGGAAAACTTGACTGGAGTTTTAATACAGGAGACATTGTTCATGCGACGCCGGTTATTGAGCGTGAAAAGGTATTTATAGGAAGTTATAACGGAACCTTTTATTCCCTGGATTGCAAATCAGGAGATTTGGTTTGGCAATTTAAAACTGTAGGTGACAGATATTTCCCCAAAGGAGAAATTCAAAAAGGGGCAGCTGTTTATAAAAACTCCATAATTTTCGGAAGCCGGGATTATAATATCTATTCATTGGATTTAAGTACAGGCCGTGGACTTTGGAACATGAAAGAAAAATATGGCAGCTGGATCATTGCCATTCCTTTTGTTTATAAGGATAAGATATACTTCGGGACCTCTGATTCACATCAATTTTATTCAATGAATGCTGACGGCGGGAATATAGAATGGGCACTTCCAATAAATATGAGGGTATACGGTAGTGCCGCATCCTATAATGACAGGATTTACTTTGGTTGTTTTAATGGGAAATTGTATGGCGTCAACCCCAGGACTGGAAAAATTGAATATACCTTCCAAACATACAGCAGCAGGGAAAAATATCCCTCCATTTATAGGGAAAATGGAGAGTTTAGGGAGGATTTTCAATTGTATGGTTCAGATATGCAGGGATCGGAGAAAAAGATACTGGATTTAGGGTCAATTCTTGCCACTCCGTTAATTGATGAGGGAGTAATTTATTTTGGTGATTCAAAGGGAACTTTTTATGCGCTGAAACTAAAGTAATAGTACTAACTGCCGTTTCTGATACCAATTTTCCAAAAGATCGTTCTTATTTTTAAGTTTTATGACAGGAAAATATTGAAGATTCTTATTGAATTTGTCAACTGTGTATAATATTTCGATATTTTTAACCTCTATAAGAAAGGTGTTATTTATGATTCATTTTGTTTTGAAATTATACTATTGAAAATGCTTTAAATATGAAAAAGAATATTGATCGGAGGGCTTTTATCAAGGGGACATCACTTGCCGGATTAGCAGGAATATTGACAACCAGTGCTGCAGCAAATGCAATAGGAATTCCCCATGGATCATCAGTTTTAAATTCCCGGCTTGGTGAAGAGATGGATCATTCCCGGAAATTATCCTATAACCAGAATGGGAAATTTAAAATCGTGCAGTTTACGGATACGCATTATATTTCGGGAGATTCCCGTTCCGTAAGGGCATTAAAAAACGTAAATGAAATACTTGATATAGAAAAGCCGGATTTGGTCATTCATACCGGTGATGTTATTTTTGGTAAACCGGCAGAAGCCTCCATTCGTGAAATACTCGATCCCATATCAAAACGGGGAATACCCTTTGCTGTTACATTTGGGAATCATGACGAAGAATTTGACAAATCGCGGAAAGAACTGTACCAGATACTTAAAAGTATTCCATACAATATTAGTTCTACAACAGAAGGGATTTCCGGCGTAACCAATTA
The nucleotide sequence above comes from Bacteroidota bacterium. Encoded proteins:
- a CDS encoding PQQ-binding-like beta-propeller repeat protein, which produces MKQIIITTIFSICVLNTYGQDSLKWTFQAKSGIYTSAAADRNNIYFGSNDSNFYVLDKTNGNLKWKYKTNGQIKSQPALFDESVIINSSDGNLYSFDKNTGKILWIFKTKGEKRYDMWDYYLSSPITYQSTVYVGSGDGFVYAVGAKTGKLDWSFNTGDIVHATPVIEREKVFIGSYNGTFYSLDCKSGDLVWQFKTVGDRYFPKGEIQKGAAVYKNSIIFGSRDYNIYSLDLSTGRGLWNMKEKYGSWIIAIPFVYKDKIYFGTSDSHQFYSMNADGGNIEWALPINMRVYGSAASYNDRIYFGCFNGKLYGVNPRTGKIEYTFQTYSSREKYPSIYRENGEFREDFQLYGSDMQGSEKKILDLGSILATPLIDEGVIYFGDSKGTFYALKLK